The following are encoded together in the Drosophila biarmipes strain raj3 chromosome 3L, RU_DBia_V1.1, whole genome shotgun sequence genome:
- the LOC108034995 gene encoding alpha-1,3-mannosyl-glycoprotein 4-beta-N-acetylglucosaminyltransferase B, producing the protein MKVITIRWKTCLPGLLVITYILSALLFFGMDINHIEPLEPKNRKNHTKELRKTTESDQRYQGRGPEVQPRFRFSGGRSGVKFVIGVPTVLRPRRNYVLQTVNFLIRRMTPEQRDSSLIVIYVGETRLQFAKFIVKELSANHSRHMRAGLIDVIAPPLNYYPNFSRLHITLHDDPQRVRWRTKQNLDYIYLMSYARTKGSYYLQLEDDVLANEGFMDYIHKFALLHGNFRFAHQPDWIVMSFSDLGFIGKLFPAAVLESFVTYLQLFHNDQPIDWLLQSFVTLQSCRWDSIAHPDCQRDFEARLLRAAQSQFQHMGAMSSLAEKRQNRKDGLFNQNLGRQRMLHLRQPLNLIASHRNSLLKQNPKLQAGETFIWIYMPQMPKMIRYLIKNQYKKTQIRIRNAKETEENLAEFNVELVKGSPTLLVNSSSTEQCGFVMSHTVLRVDDKDENGDEMPLNYMYYYIREEPESLTWFRRFLWASNGSCGQMWGKFIMLAVIILDALVS; encoded by the coding sequence ATGAAGGTGATTACCATCCGTTGGAAGACTTGCTTGCCAGGTCTTTTAGTTATTACCTATATATTAAGTGCCCTGCTGTTCTTTGGCATGGATATAAACCACATCGAGCCGTTGGAACCCAAAAATCGGAAAAATCACACAAAAGAATTGAGAAAGACAACAGAATCCGACCAGAGATATCAGGGAAGAGGTCCAGAGGTGCAGCCCCGATTTCGCTTTAGCGGCGGTAGGAGCGGAGTTAAGTTCGTGATTGGAGTGCCAACTGTACTGCGACCCAGGCGAAACTATGTGCTCCAAACGGTCAACTTCCTGATCCGACGGATGACCCCGGAGCAGCGCGACAGCAGCCTGATTGTGATCTATGTGGGTGAAACCAGGCTGCAGTTTGCCAAGTTCATAGTGAAGGAATTGAGCGCGAATCACTCGAGGCATATGCGAGCGGGTCTCATCGATGTGATTGCTCCGCCATTGAATTACTACCCGAACTTCTCCAGGCTGCACATCACCCTGCACGACGATCCGCAGAGGGTTCGTTGGAGAACCAAGCAGAACCTGGACTACATATACCTTATGTCCTATGCCAGGACGAAGGGCTCGTACTACCTGCAACTGGAGGACGATGTGTTGGCGAACGAGGGATTCATGGACTACATCCACAAGTTTGCCCTGCTGCACGGCAACTTTCGGTTTGCCCACCAGCCCGACTGGATTGTGATGAGCTTCAGCGACCTGGGCTTCATCGGCAAGCTCTTTCCCGCCGCCGTTCTGGAATCCTTTGTGACCTACCTGCAGTTGTTCCACAATGACCAACCCATTGACTGGCTGCTCCAGAGTTTTGTGACCCTGCAGAGCTGCCGCTGGGATAGCATCGCTCATCCGGATTGTCAGAGGGACTTTGAGGCCCGCTTACTTCGCGCTGCCCAATCGCAGTTCCAGCACATGGGCGCCATGTCCTCGCTGGCAGAGAAGAGGCAGAACCGCAAGGATGGCCTATTCAACCAGAATCTGGGCAGGCAGCGCATGCTTCACCTGCGCCAGCCCCTCAATCTGATCGCCTCGCACCGGAACTCGCTCCTAAAGCAGAATCCCAAGCTGCAAGCGGGCGAAACCTTCATTTGGATCTATATGCCGCAGATGCCCAAGATGATAAGGTATCTGATCAAGAACCAGTACAAGAAGACGCAGATCCGCATACGTAATGCCAAGGAGACGGAGGAAAATCTGGCCGAGTTCAATGTGGAGCTGGTGAAGGGGTCGCCCACCTTGTTGGTCAACAGCTCGTCCACCGAACAATGTGGATTCGTGATGAGCCACACTGTGCTGCGGGTCGACGATAAGGATGAGAATGGCGACGAGATGCCTTTAAATTACATGTACTACTACATAAGGGAGGAGCCCGAAAGCCTGACTTGGTTTCGAAGATTCCTTTGGGCATCCAACGGATCTTGTGGCCAAATGTGGGGAAAGTTTATAATGCTGGCAGTGATAATTCTAGATGCTTTAGTTTCTTGA
- the LOC108034997 gene encoding alpha-1,3-mannosyl-glycoprotein 4-beta-N-acetylglucosaminyltransferase A — MFKIRQRNCMLIVTALVLAPCIVILMVMGPELSTEQSLTQRLAECHMRLQYLESMYRARQEDVALLSQYLGQLQSVNGTGASAPPPPPLPVANLLDGLSPEARQLLRNASHFSKGGGANGSMARSQNIRLPNAYHFLPHLLDDAGSLRPAYLQSKGRSDVSIVLGVPTVRREKQSYLLGTLHNLIENMNDEEQNETLIIVYIGETDLDSVQLIARQIETSFEQYVDSGLIDIIAPAPSYYPNFERLRITLNDPLERVKWRSKQNLDFAYLMAYAHSKGTFYVQLEDDILTKRQFITTMKKFALIKSALTKPDQPAWFVLDFCQLGFIGKMFKSAELPYLITYFQMFYNDKPVDWLLTYFIESKVCRTDKDQKHCNAEKAKYWQHFRKSLFQHIGTSSSLKGKVQKLKDKQFGSKVPQYYAHTHNPPAVVKSNIAPYKNYLLKRAYRGESYFWGLLPQPGDLVQIVFERPTQLKHYLFRSGNSEHPSDRFYNTTVELLPADTLSENSSVWSNYNTTTDGYLVVGSFDSLGLAEGLLDAKIGAIKELRLHVHSDSENWALLSEIELQEWGSDPKSEANAAKPRFVAGS, encoded by the coding sequence ATGTTCAAGATTAGGCAGCGCAACTGCATGCTGATAGTGACGGCCCTGGTGCTGGCGCCCTGCATCGTGATCCTGATGGTGATGGGACCCGAGCTATCCACCGAACAGTCGCTGACCCAGCGCCTGGCCGAGTGCCATATGCGGCTGCAGTACTTGGAGTCCATGTACCGTGCCCGCCAGGAGGATGTGGCGCTGCTCTCCCAGTACCTGGGCCAGTTGCAGAGTGTCAATGGGACGGGGGCCAGTgcccctccgccgccgcctctgCCAGTGGCCAATCTGCTGGACGGACTGAGCCCCGAGGCCAGGCAATTGCTGAGGAATGCATCGCACTTCAGTAAAGGTGGCGGGGCCAATGGTTCGATGGCCAGGAGTCAGAACATAAGACTCCCGAATGCCTATCACTTTCTGCCGCATCTGCTGGACGATGCAGGCTCGCTGCGACCGGCTTACCTGCAAAGCAAGGGTCGCTCGGATGTCAGCATTGTTCTGGGTGTGCCCACCGTGCGGAGGGAGAAGCAATCCTATCTCCTCGGAACCCTCCACAATCTCATCGAGAACATGAACGACGAGGAGCAGAACGAGACACTGATCATTGTCTATATTGGGGAAACGGATCTGGACTCGGTGCAACTGATTGCCCGGCAAATCGAGACCAGTTTTGAGCAGTACGTGGATAGTGGACTGATTGATATAATAGCGCCGGCTCCCAGCTACTATCCGAACTTCGAGAGACTCCGCATCACCCTGAACGATCCTTTGGAGCGCGTCAAATGGCGCAGCAAGCAGAATCTGGACTTTGCCTACCTGATGGCCTACGCGCATTCGAAGGGCACCTTCTACGTTCAACTGGAGGATGATATACTGACCAAGCGGCAGTTCATCACCACCATGAAGAAATTCGCCTTGATCAAGAGCGCCCTGACCAAACCCGATCAGCCGGCCTGGTTTGTGTTGGACTTCTGTCAGCTGGGCTTCATTGGCAAGATGTTCAAGAGTGCGGAGCTGCCCTACCTGATCACATATTTCCAAATGTTCTACAATGACAAGCCCGTGGACTGGCTGCTCACCTATTTTATTGAGTCCAAGGTGTGTCGCACGGACAAGGATCAGAAGCATTGCAATGCAGAAAAGGCAAAGTACTGGCAGCACTTTCGAAAGTCGCTGTTCCAACACATTGGCACCAGTTCTTCGCTGAAGGGCAAGGTGCAAAAGCTCAAGGACAAGCAGTTTGGCAGCAAGGTGCCGCAGTACTATGCCCACACACACAATCCACCGGCTGTGGTTAAGTCCAACATTGCTCCCTACAAGAACTATCTATTGAAGCGAGCCTATAGAGGTGAATCCTACTTCTGGGGCTTGCTGCCACAGCCCGGGGACTTGGTGCAGATCGTATTCGAGCGGCCCACGCAGCTGAAGCACTACCTCTTCCGGAGTGGCAACTCGGAGCATCCGTCGGATAGGTTCTACAACACCACGGTGGAGTTGCTGCCGGCGGACACGCTGAGCGAGAATTCCTCTGTGTGGAGCAACTACAACACCACCACGGATGGCTATCTGGTAGTGGGTTCGTTCGACAGTCTGGGCTTGGCCGAGGGTCTGCTGGATGCCAAGATTGGGGCCATCAAGGAGCTGCGCCTCCACGTGCACAGTGACAGCGAGAACTGGGCGTTGCTCAGCGAGATTGAACTGCAGGAGTGGGGCAGCGACCCGAAATCGGAGGCGAATGCGGCAAAGCCACGCTTTGTGGCGGGCAGCTGA
- the LOC122819017 gene encoding tRNA-splicing endonuclease subunit Sen34 isoform X1 — translation MYLTLLNGTGFVFNADDYMELRSKHRIMGAPVGTANTKGWSPNQSTLPVELNKFETQLLLDENIAKLVDKSRDLKAKPTAEKVEKNKAEFESRLLGQEEALKTEKLRETERYMENILTGKRKKLLKQGKTEMAAALTADEVLKEMSDSFKFDPQNALVEVPCEHLRNHSAQIVTGALVDISCLNYRVFRDLWRRGKFVTSGDAFGADFLVYPGDPLIYHASHIVIVLEKPAIKPLELVAKVRLSVIVNKSCVFAYEKEDDDGIQYQTVAWCNPSK, via the exons atgtatttaacttTGTTAAACGGCACCGGCTTTGTTTTCAATGCGGATG ATTATATGGAACTGCGGAGCAAACACCGCATAATGGGTGCTCCAGTGGGCACTGCGAACACCAAGGGCTGGAGTCCCAATCAGTCCA CTCTTCCCGTGGAACTGAACAAATTCGAAACCCAGTTATTATTGGACGAGAATATAGCCAAGTTAGTGGATAAATCTCGGGACTTGAAGGCGAAACCAACAGCAGAGAAAGTGGAAAAGAACAAGGCAGAGTTCGAATCCCGATTACTAGGACAGGAAGAAGCCCTTAAGACCGAAAAGCTAAGGGAAACCGAAAGATATATGGAAAATATCCTGACCGGAAAGCGGAAAAAGCTGCTTAAACAGGGTAAAACCGAAATGG CTGCAGCTCTTACAGCCGATGAAGTACTGAAGGAAATGTCGGACAGCTTTAAATTCGATCCTCAAAATGCCTTGGTGGAGGTGCCCTGTGAACACCTTAGAAACCACT CTGCGCAAATAGTTACTGGAGCTCTAGTCGACATTAGCTGCCTGAACTACCGCGTTTTCAGAGATCTTTGGCGGCGGGGAAAGTTCGTAACCTCCGGTGACGCATTCGGAGCGGACTTTCTGGTTTACCCGGGTGATCCCCTGATCTACCACGCCTCACACATAGTGATTGTGCTCGAGAAACCAGCAATTAAGCCCTTGGAGCTGGTGGCCAAAGTTCGTCTGTCGGTGATTGTGAATAAGAGCTGCGTTTTTGCCTACGAGAAGGAGGACGACGATGGCATCCAGTACCAAACTGTAGCGTGGTGCAATCCCAGcaagtga
- the LOC122819017 gene encoding uncharacterized protein LOC122819017 isoform X2, whose amino-acid sequence MYLTLLNGTGFVFNADDYMELRSKHRIMGAPVGTANTKGWSPNQSTLPVELNKFETQLLLDENIAKLVDKSRDLKAKPTAEKVEKNKAEFESRLLGQEEALKTEKLRETERYMENILTGKRKKLLKQGKTEMAAALTADEVLKEMSDSFKFDPQNALVEVPCEHLRNHCSCANSYWSSSRH is encoded by the exons atgtatttaacttTGTTAAACGGCACCGGCTTTGTTTTCAATGCGGATG ATTATATGGAACTGCGGAGCAAACACCGCATAATGGGTGCTCCAGTGGGCACTGCGAACACCAAGGGCTGGAGTCCCAATCAGTCCA CTCTTCCCGTGGAACTGAACAAATTCGAAACCCAGTTATTATTGGACGAGAATATAGCCAAGTTAGTGGATAAATCTCGGGACTTGAAGGCGAAACCAACAGCAGAGAAAGTGGAAAAGAACAAGGCAGAGTTCGAATCCCGATTACTAGGACAGGAAGAAGCCCTTAAGACCGAAAAGCTAAGGGAAACCGAAAGATATATGGAAAATATCCTGACCGGAAAGCGGAAAAAGCTGCTTAAACAGGGTAAAACCGAAATGG CTGCAGCTCTTACAGCCGATGAAGTACTGAAGGAAATGTCGGACAGCTTTAAATTCGATCCTCAAAATGCCTTGGTGGAGGTGCCCTGTGAACACCTTAGAAACCACTGTAG CTGCGCAAATAGTTACTGGAGCTCTAGTCGACATTAG